A genomic region of Trueperaceae bacterium contains the following coding sequences:
- a CDS encoding cytochrome C oxidase subunit IV family protein, which translates to MSEGKHTSVSTYVIVALILGVITYVEFALVEYPQAWLGSGWTIFLLVALSIVKFVMVVMFFMHLKDDDRTYSGFFSSGMFIALATFVGLTAMFILPKAVASTRPDNRAAQEASHAVPHELLDNVETRGASRAPAEIADTPAVADRSVSVEAPTAPNDASTYSVTPPAGATAQGGAATAEEPAATEAPAAEATGAQSAAGEAAEAEEPAAQEATAEEAEEAPAQAEAPTAEEPAAAAVSWDKDHGAAVFNANCMACHQMTGQGIPGAFPPLASHAVEVYAVAGGRDYLADAVIFGLQGAINVNGMTYNGVMPAWGHLADADLADALNHVLTAWDDEPAGFQPYTAADIAARRPDGLSAGDVHAKREALGLH; encoded by the coding sequence ATGTCTGAAGGCAAGCACACCTCCGTAAGCACCTACGTGATCGTCGCGCTCATCCTCGGCGTCATCACCTACGTCGAGTTCGCGCTCGTCGAGTACCCGCAGGCGTGGCTGGGGTCGGGCTGGACGATCTTCCTGCTCGTGGCGCTGTCGATCGTCAAGTTCGTGATGGTCGTGATGTTCTTCATGCACCTCAAGGACGACGACCGCACGTACTCCGGCTTCTTCTCGAGCGGCATGTTCATAGCCCTGGCGACGTTCGTCGGCCTCACGGCCATGTTCATCCTGCCGAAGGCGGTCGCCTCGACGCGGCCGGACAACCGCGCGGCGCAGGAAGCGAGCCACGCCGTGCCGCACGAGCTGCTCGACAACGTCGAGACCCGTGGCGCTTCGCGCGCGCCGGCCGAGATCGCCGACACGCCCGCCGTCGCCGATCGGAGCGTGAGCGTGGAAGCGCCGACCGCTCCAAACGACGCCTCCACCTACAGCGTCACTCCGCCTGCGGGCGCCACGGCGCAGGGCGGAGCTGCCACCGCCGAGGAGCCCGCGGCCACGGAAGCGCCGGCCGCGGAGGCCACCGGGGCGCAGTCCGCCGCGGGTGAAGCCGCCGAGGCCGAGGAGCCGGCCGCCCAGGAAGCCACGGCTGAGGAGGCCGAGGAAGCCCCCGCTCAGGCGGAGGCGCCCACGGCGGAAGAGCCGGCCGCGGCCGCCGTCAGCTGGGACAAGGACCACGGCGCCGCAGTGTTCAACGCCAACTGCATGGCGTGCCACCAGATGACCGGTCAGGGCATACCGGGTGCGTTCCCACCCCTCGCGAGCCACGCCGTCGAGGTCTATGCGGTGGCCGGTGGCCGCGACTACCTGGCCGACGCCGTCATCTTCGGCCTACAGGGCGCCATCAACGTCAACGGCATGACCTACAACGGCGTCATGCCGGCGTGGGGTCACCTCGCCGACGCCGACCTGGCCGACGCCCTCAACCACGTCCTCACGGCCTGGGACGACGAGCCCGCCGGCTTCCAGCCGTACACGGCCGCCGACATCGCCGCAAGGCGCCCCGACGGCCTGAGCGCCGGCGACGTGCACGCCAAGCGGGAGGCGCTCGGCCTCCACTGA
- a CDS encoding cytochrome c oxidase assembly protein — translation MLYLSWQLEPVLLGMIAALAVAYYLCVGPLRKRLAPGEPYPTRYAVIFGLGLLALFLNEGSPLHDLAERYLLIAHMVQHLLLTYAIAPILLAGTPPWLLKAALANRTTLPVSKVLLNPITTFAIFTLVLSVYHLPPIYDAALANTSLHHAIHVIMLFASLMMWWPMMSPLAELPRPPFLGRAVYLFLLPVAQLPIFASVTFSPDVLYAAYANMPTRAFGLSPMEDQQVAGAVMKVGGLIAFGLPFIYTFLQWFWVEDKEHRWGGARP, via the coding sequence GTGCTGTACCTATCCTGGCAACTGGAACCGGTCCTCCTGGGCATGATCGCCGCGCTGGCGGTCGCCTACTACCTCTGCGTAGGACCGCTGCGTAAACGCCTGGCGCCCGGGGAGCCGTACCCCACCCGCTACGCCGTAATCTTCGGCCTCGGGCTCCTCGCCCTGTTCCTAAACGAGGGCTCGCCCCTGCACGACCTCGCGGAGCGCTACCTGCTCATCGCGCACATGGTGCAGCACCTGCTGCTCACCTACGCCATCGCGCCCATCCTCCTGGCCGGCACGCCGCCGTGGCTCCTCAAAGCCGCGCTCGCCAACCGCACCACCCTGCCGGTCAGCAAGGTCCTGCTCAACCCCATCACGACGTTCGCCATCTTCACGCTCGTCCTCTCCGTCTACCACCTGCCGCCCATCTACGACGCCGCGCTCGCCAACACGTCCTTGCACCACGCCATCCACGTCATCATGCTGTTCGCGTCGCTCATGATGTGGTGGCCCATGATGAGCCCGCTGGCCGAGCTGCCGCGCCCGCCGTTCCTCGGGCGCGCCGTCTACCTCTTCCTCCTGCCGGTCGCTCAGCTCCCCATCTTCGCCAGCGTCACCTTCTCGCCCGACGTCCTGTACGCCGCCTACGCCAACATGCCGACGCGGGCCTTCGGCCTGAGCCCGATGGAGGACCAGCAGGTGGCCGGCGCCGTCATGAAGGTCGGCGGGCTCATCGCGTTCGGCCTGCCGTTCATCTACACGTTCCTGCAGTGGTTCTGGGTCGAGGACAAGGAGCACCGGTGGGGCGGGGCGCGGCCATGA
- a CDS encoding HAD-IA family hydrolase, whose product MTRLPQPLRAIAFDWGGVFTEGTFDSRAHARLAELHGLDAADVLPVYLELMEGFEVGEFDMPEFHRCFQAAVGRTSTLAEFRATFLGAVREREAMYDLLASLPDDVPLAMLSNNSPELCDVVRDDPRMRKLRAFVFSNEIGVRKPDERAFAALSSALALPPAATVFIDDNSDNIAACERLGFVGLLLDTVPSFAARWHSLFPDLPLPPGFG is encoded by the coding sequence ATGACCCGGCTGCCGCAGCCGCTGCGCGCCATCGCCTTCGACTGGGGCGGCGTGTTCACGGAAGGCACCTTCGACTCGCGCGCCCACGCCCGCTTGGCCGAATTGCACGGGCTCGACGCGGCCGACGTCCTCCCCGTGTACCTGGAGCTCATGGAGGGGTTCGAGGTCGGCGAGTTCGACATGCCGGAGTTCCATCGGTGCTTCCAGGCCGCGGTGGGCCGCACCTCGACGCTGGCGGAGTTCAGGGCGACCTTCCTCGGCGCCGTCAGGGAGCGCGAGGCCATGTACGACCTCCTCGCTTCCTTGCCCGATGACGTACCGCTCGCCATGCTCTCGAACAACTCCCCGGAGCTCTGCGACGTCGTGCGCGACGACCCGCGCATGCGCAAGCTCAGGGCCTTCGTGTTCTCGAACGAGATCGGGGTGCGTAAGCCGGACGAGCGTGCGTTCGCGGCCTTGAGTTCGGCGCTCGCGCTGCCACCGGCCGCCACCGTGTTCATCGACGACAACAGCGACAACATCGCGGCGTGCGAGCGGCTCGGCTTCGTCGGGCTGCTCCTCGACACGGTCCCCTCCTTCGCCGCGCGGTGGCACTCGCTCTTCCCCGACCTGCCGCTCCCGCCCGGGTTCGGATGA